CTGGAACCAGACTAGGCAGCTGTGGGTAGGAAACAAGAAGTCTGAAAATCAGCCTCAGCAGGCCCGAGAACCGAAACTAAAGTGAGTTGTTATCAGAATGTATTAAATTAGtgttaattagtgtttttttaaattcccATTGTTTTAAGATCTTCAAGTTCTATTCTTCCTATGAATTCTCTTCCATTTGCTACCAAACCTTTCCTATGTGGGGCTGGCTGTGTGAATCATATTTTGTCACTATGCTTTATTTGCGACCATAAAATTGAGGTCCCTTTTTATATTTACTGTCTATGACATCTTTGTCTTTCTGTTCACTAGTTGACATTGGATTTCTCCATTAGTTCACTTTGTTTTCCACGTATGTTGATATTTATTTGCCTAGTATTCATTTCCATAGCTCATAAGATTTGAAGATTAAAGAGAAGGAAAACAAAGAAGGTTAATGCGTGTATGTCAATAATTCATAATGCTTGCattattttttggtttcttAAGACTTGTGTCTAGCATCCTGGTTTTAGCAAAAATCCAGATGCTTGCCATTGTAGAACCTGTATCTTAGGTTATTATAGTTGAAACAGAATTTTGTGTATGGTGAGGGAAAATCACTTTTGGGATATAACCCCTAATCATTTAGGAACTTCCCTTTCTAATTGGCTCTGCATGGTTAAATGATTCTGGCTTTGCAGTTGGAATGCAACTTATGAAAGTTTACTTGGAAGCAACAAGCTGTTCCCTCAGCCTATTCCTCTTTCTGTAAGTCCCATCTCCACCGAACTCATATAATCATAAAGTGCTTGCTTACCTGATTTGCATTCTCCTGAAATTTGACAGGAAATGATAGATTTTCTTGTGGATGTCTGGGAGCAGGAAGGATTGTATGACTGAGCAACAGAATAAAAACTGCATTTGGAAGATGGTTAGATATTAATATCAATCTTACTTGCTGTAACATTTTTATTGGTCCCATAGGGAAAACGCACTAGAGCTTAGCCTCGCTTGTATGTCTATTGTAGCAATTGCAGGGTCTTGCTTACCTGCGGTTTCCCATGTTCTGTTTTTTTTCCCACCAACTGAATGGACCTTTTTGAACGTGGCATTGTATTGCATTGGAACTAATCCAAAAAATTGCTGGCTGCCTCAGGTGTTTGAGACAGCAATTTGTTTTTTTCGCCAAATTTCTTCCATAGGTTAGTGATAAGTTGTGACCATATGTCCCATCAGAAAGTATTACGCTTTCATTAGTTTCAAAAGTCCAAGATATATAGCTAGTCCCTCAGGATCTTCGTGTTGGTTAGATTGGAATCTGAAGGACGAGAGACAAATCCAAAATTTATGTGATGTTTGGGGCGGGGTCAACTATTTATTCCAGGTAGTTTTTGAGTTGTTAATTCAATAACTATGATCTTCCCTTTCACTAGCTAAGGATAAAACTTTACAGATTCATTTAGTCCAGGCAATGCCTCACCTTTCAGACCTTTCTCGCCTTTCAGAGACTGTTtcttattttgtgaaaattatgtTAGTTGTCAAGGACCGATGACTCAGTTTCTATTAGTTGTGTGTGTGATTAGGATGAAATAATGAGAGCTTAAGCCCTATTTTACCTTTACTTAAATCGGAGCTATTGACTTACATCTGGCCTGGATTACATACAAGCATTAGAAGCTATTTGCTAGAAATGAGACTCTCTAGGCAAGGCATTTATACTTTCATTCATTACCCAAGGGTATCACAGGGAGAGATTGtggaaataattaaatactgttatctaaatttatcatttttccaaaggaaaaaaaacgaTAAAAAATATCTTACAAAGTGAGAAACTAGAAAGCATCTGATTTCTTTTCCTCTGGAACACTCCACAAGAGTAACAgttataaaatgtttgagaaGGTCCAGGAAAAATC
This sequence is a window from Gossypium raimondii isolate GPD5lz chromosome 5, ASM2569854v1, whole genome shotgun sequence. Protein-coding genes within it:
- the LOC105769783 gene encoding uncharacterized protein LOC105769783 isoform X2, with translation MDNSAVQSQGSISSISTSLQTLDPNGNAASANGPSEFVNHGLILWNQTRQLWVGNKKSENQPQQAREPKLNWNATYESLLGSNKLFPQPIPLSEMIDFLVDVWEQEGLYD